The Cucurbita pepo subsp. pepo cultivar mu-cu-16 chromosome LG05, ASM280686v2, whole genome shotgun sequence nucleotide sequence TTACAGAAAACTATGATATATACCAAGTGCTTgactttcttttcaaatacTTCATTTATGATGATATGGAATTTATTTAGAAGAAGACTGTAGTCATCTTGATGAGGTATTGTGAATGTCTACAATTACTGACAATGCCTCTCAGAAGAGAAAATTACATTAGGTTGTCAAGTTAATAATGTAGTTTTGTACTTGCATAAGAGCTTTGACCATTTAGACTAATTCTGAACGTAATCTTGTTCCCATATTGTAGTGTTGAGATTTTTCTCTAGAATAAATATATCTTTGAATTTACTACAACACTAGCTCCTTAAAGCTTTCATTACCATCCATCTcattatctttctttcttctactTCATCTTTTCAGTATATATCTAATCATAAGATTTGGTACTCTCTAGCTAATATCAATCATGGAGAGGACTTTTGGGAGTGTTATAGGTGAAATAATTGATTGGGTCAAAAcccaccaaaagaaaaagctcaaagGCCGAGAAGCAAATTTGAAGAGGGTCAATTGAGCCTGAGAGGTCGACTACCACAAGTGCCAACCAAAGTTGAGGCCCTTGTTGGCCCCTCAAGGGTAGTTTGACCATCCTATAGGAGTCAACCGATGGTTGAAAAGACTATGACTTGAGTCTCAATCACAATCACTCAAGATCCATTTGAGAATTGGTTTGACCATGTAATGGTCCAACCTTGTAACCATTTCTCATACTCAATGCACCACGAGAATCACGACGTTTTATAACACTCCATTATGATGAAGGTTTCTCAACCACATATAAGTTCAGCAAGTCAGAAGATGGAAAGGTACGTCAAAGACACTGACTTATTCCTTTCTACACCTATTATCGACTCAATTACTGACTTGAGCATCAGACTAGTGGTACGTTAGCTCTAGACCCTTATGCacctctctttctcttgtaGGCACAACGCGGTTCTCGATAATACAATTTATTGTTGATCCGCCAATCAAAATCCGGTATCAacagaaaacataaaaatttcagaattttgtcttatttttcatcttgATATTTAGTTATAGGGTTCGAGAAATACCTGAAGCAATTGCATCACCTCTCCTGAAGTTGAAAGCTCCTGTTTGGTATGCGTAAGTGTTTGAGATCCATTATGAATTGATGCTGAGTTTCGATTCAAAGCTGAAATTTCTTGACTTTCCAACTTGATGTTTGATGTGCCAGAAGTTCTCTCCTTATTTTCTAGTTCACCCTTTAATTGGAATACCTGTTTTCTTAGGTTTTCTTTCTCAGAATTTTCTGTCTGTGACTCCTTCTTTAACTCATTAATTTGGGATCTAAGAATTTCCATCTCAGCTAGCAGATTGTCGATTAATGTATCTTGTTCGTGTTTGGAAACTTTAATTCTAGTAAGCTCTTCCTGTGCCTTTTCTACTTCTCTCTTCGAAAAAGCCATCTCTTTTTCCCaaatctccttttctttactTCTTTCTTCCAATGCTTCCATTTCAGAGACCAAACATTCAGGTTGTTCTCTCTCTGCCTGCTTTTTAGTGTGCTTTTctgcatttattttttctatatttgatTTCAGTATTTGGATTTCCTCCTGCTGATAGTCTTCCTGTTTTTTTGCATCTTCAAGTCGTCTAGACTTGTTATCTAGCTCCATTGACATGTGATGcatttcttttgcttttaaCTCTAGCTGGAAGGAAAGGCCATGCagtttttcttcattttgttctttatttcgCCTGGACTCTTCCTTAGACTTCTGGAGCATTTCTTTCAATACTATTTTCTGCAGACGCAACTCATTGATTTCTTTGACTGCTTTAGTGATTCtcttttcattatcatttaactTGGAAGCCATTTCCATCGATAACTTTCTACTTCTCTCCTGAAGAATGACGGCTTTTATGGCACTTTTCCACCTTGTCTTACTCAATATTTCCTGGGCTTCTATAGCCATTTTTTCCAACTTCACATTGGCATGTTTTGTGGTATTGAGTTCATCATAATACTCGTGTTTCTGCTTTTCCAATTCTCTCTCCAAGCGCTTGATCTGACCTTCAAGTTCATTAATTGAGATCAAAGATTCTGTAAACTCCTCGGTTTGTATTTGGAGTTTCTCTTCTAGTCTTTCTATTTCGGATTCAAGTTCTCTTATAACAGCCAGAGAACCTGAATATTCATTCtgttttatttgatattcTGTCTTGTTTCTCTCTAACTTTGCAGACATGTCACTGTTTTCTCGCTTGAGAATTTCATTTTCCGACATAAGTTGTTCTAAATGCATTTCTAGCTCTTCCATGTTCTTCAAGTGCATTTCTATTTCACTATTTAAATCTTTGATCTCCTGTTTCAACATGTCGACTTCCTTGACATCGTCATACTCTTGAATCAATTCTTTTGAGAGTTTTGGGTCCTTATCATTATTCTCTTTGCAATGGCCAACAGCTTCCTGTTCTCTATCACTCTCCCAGGATTCTAAACTTCTTGATAGATCAGCTATTACCCTATTTTTTAGCTCAATCATTTCTTCAAGATCTCTCACAGCAAGAACTAAATCAGAGTTGGACTCCTTTGTTATCTGCAGTTGTAGCTGAAGATCAGTTCGTACTTCCTTTTCCTGCTTAAGCTCCTCCCCTATTGCTGCCAACTGAACCCTTGCTTCCTTAATCTCAGACTTTAAAGTCTTCGAGTCCTCAGACTCGTCATTGCATTTCTTCAAGAACTTGAGTTGTTTGCACTCTGTTTTGAGTGAATCTCTTTCCTCAGTGAGGCAAATGATTTGTCGTGATAGATTCTGCCCTTGTATAGTCTCCTTTGTGACCTGTTTGCGAAGAGACTGCAATTCCAGCTCTGTTACTTCTAGCTTTCTCGTGAGCattacattttcattctttactCTTTCAATAGAACTATTAGGGACCTGGTGCATCCTCTCTCTTGAAGTGTTTTCTTCAGGACTATTTGCAGAGTCGCCAAAACTTCCATCTGAAGCTGAACCCAGGGACCATTCTGTATTTGATCGCTCGTGTGCTTGGTTTTTCACTCTAGTGGTGTCAACTGTTGCCTTCCTAGGCATGGAGTTCTGTCTAGGGGGTGACAAGAGGGTAGGACTTCGTACACCATTCGTCATTGATCTGGAACCCTGTTGAGTACTTCTTTCACCATTGTTACCATCCCAGTATGATGCAAATTTAGCTGAACTAGAGCCAGGGGGCACTCTAGAGTTGCCATTTTGTTCAGCATCCTCACGTAATGTATTTTGGTCACCATTCTGCAATCCAACCATACTCTATATAAATAGGATCGAGCCAATGGTTTCGTACATTTGAAATGTTTGGAAAATTGGAATGAGACCTTACTTCTATGAGATAATGGTTGCCTTCTGTACTAGAAAAGCTAAGCTGGCTATTAAAGCTATTCTCATGTTGAAGTGCTGCGCCTCCACTCTCTTCATAATCCCTGCCAATTGGAAACTAAAACTTCATAAGGAAAGAAGGTCACActgtaaattaaaatgaagctTAAGTTTTTGATATTACCCTTGGTCATTATCCCCTTCCATCTTGTGAATGGTAACCTGTTTCATCAAAACCCATGAAAATCAGGAATATTCACAATGAAATGGAAGTTTGACTAGACTTCAAATTGCTAGGTAGAGCTACAACGGATGGAGAGAGATAGAGGGAACCAACGTGTAATATGGCACCAGAGTTTGCAAACTTAAGAGGTAGGGAAACAGTCATGGGTTCAGTCTCCGCCTCAAAATCTGCAAAATCGATCGAAGCTTCACCTACAAAGCCAGATTTGGATGATCCCTGCATAGTgcatacacatacatatagAATTTTACAAGTTGCTCCCACCAGATGGCTAATTGCAAGTTGTAGAAAATATAGAAGTTTATGTTGCTATGCCTTACAGTTGAAACAacaaaatggtaaattttctCATTGATTTTTCCTGTTTTTATCTCTCTAACAAGCTTGACTGTTTCATAGACAGGATTCTCCCAGAAACAAGTTCCATCCTGAATAGCAGCTTTCTCTAGCTTCACTGTTGCCTTCCCCACATCATCTGGCACCAAAGATATCATCAAAGCCGATTTCTTCAACTTCGGCACCTGAATGAAGATCAATATTATCAAGTAAGATCTTGTCCCTCTCCCTTCATTATCACAAACCACACTCGTACACATTGACACAAATAAGTGCAAGCttcgttcaaactcaattgcATCAGCTTATAATCTCTATAGAAGGGatagaaaatttataactaattgacaggaaaattaaaaattaaaaattaaaaatttcggGTAGAAGAAGCCATTTCATGTTGAGCAGAGAAAAATGTAGCTATCCCCTCCGGCCTGCAAAATCAATACCTGAGTTGCCTGGAACTGTAATTTGAATACAGCTTTGATCTTCTGCTTCTTGCTCCATGATTTGAACATTGTTTCAGTTCTGTTTTAGATCTCAGACAAGGAAAACCTCTAATCGATGGAATATAGGAATATACAATGTTGTGTAGAACTTGATGGGGACTGTGATAACTTATTCTGGTTTGAACCGGAATTAATTCTGTCCTCCCTGGTCGCTGCAAGATAGGAAAATCCAGAAAGCAGCAATAAAAGCTGGGGGCctgtaaaaattaaattttgtgggCTTAGAGCAGGTTCATTAGAGGAGGTGGAAAAGATGAGGAGAGAAACTAGCTATAGGGAAGGAGAACTGAGAAGTTTCTCTGCCATGGCGGGCGGCAATCAGACAATGCCGCAGTGTACAGTGTTGGAAGGAACAACGCTGAAGTGCAATATGGTTTAGTTTTGGCCGAAAAGGCTGGCGTTGCTGTAGTGCTTTTCAAAATGACAAATGTGCCCCTATACTTTAATGATGCCTCCTCATCAACaaccaaaacaaaactttattttaacgTCGGAAGCCACCAGCTTTTGGGCTTCCACGTTATTCAAAGCTtgctaaattttatttaatcacaTTCAggaattgattttatataaatttcaatggCAGTTTAGGGTTCGCTTTTCCAGGGCACAGTGGTCCTTCACTATTCAAGTGTGATATAACAAACAACCATGTTTCTATGTCAAGGTCCGATTCCAAAATGGTataccaatatttttttactttgttgATTTAAATCTACAACTTTGCTGTCTTAATCAatcaatgtattttttttattagtaattAATATCCTGTCTTTCTCTCTAATTAGATGGAAACAGCGTGATACACAAATTTCAGGTATCAGGtatgttttctattttattttttttttgttagtatttactttctttttttaatataatataatagaaCTATGCTAATGGATGATTTATCcactaaattatatttaaatcgATAAATGGtatttaaattgataaatGGGTTCGGGAGAATAAAGGTTAAAACTCtcttattaaactaaaaaaattagtacaactaaatattatttttttattatgttttatatatGAAAAGGCATGTAGAAGaataaaaaggtttttttttttttttaagtatttttatttaataatcaaaATGACCATTTTATATCACTCAAGAATTggaggaaaataaattttatacatttttttctccataaaacaaggattatatatattagttgGAAATGAGAAGATTAAGTTGAGACGGGCTCAATAgtcaaaaagataaaaaggaggatattttttattttttatttttttattatttaattgcGTAAACCTGTAAACCAATATAAGAAGCCCATTAAATGTAAGGTTGAATAATTGGattgttaattaaaataaaaatatctgtAAAATGAGTGGAAACACGTGGGTTCATGTGCCCTTTCCACTCCAAATATAATCAATCATTAATCCACTGAGTATAGATTCCAGCTGCTTCCTTCGTGGAATTTCACTCCTCCATTCTTCCACTAAAAtacacaaaaagaaattaataaaaatatttaatacatcataaatattaaaactttccattttttcttcatattatttaaaatttttaattaaaggtCTTTGTGGGCTTGGGTCAGAGTGAAGAAAATGGGGGAGAATGGAGGAAATTATGGGCTTGGGTCAAAGTGGCCCATTCAGCATTATACTCCATCTTTTAAACCTTATAATTAAAAGcatccattttaaaatttaataggcAACCTCGTGGATCTCAAACTCTATTATAAATTCAACCAAATCAAACCCATAAAAAGAACGAACGAACAAGCAATCCGACACCCAGAGGGTTCCAGAATTGCTTGGACTTCCacagtagagagagagagagagagagatgatgCCGGCGGTGAAAGCTTTTCCGTTCACCGTGATCAGTCACGGGCTCGCGGTGGTGACGCTCATCATGGTGCTCATTTGGACCATTCACTTCAGAGGCGGCCTTGCTTGGGAGTCTGTCAACAAGAGTCTCATCTTCAATGTAagtctctccctctctctgtagacctttcttttttattttactcatttttggatttttctttttaggttaaaagtaatttcaattttaaaagtttaaatttggatttaatttcagctttttttctttaattttataattgttacGAACCATTTGCATGTTtacctttttatatatatacgtagatccattcttttgtttttcaataaaagaaaaaagaacgaTATTTCCAACTTTTAAGTCCTACTTCTCACTTCCCACCTACTTTCATTAATGCTTTATttgatgatttaatttttaaaatcatctcACCATCCTATCATCTAAATCATAAAGGTGGGGTGGGGTtggattagtttttttttttttttttttttgNACAAACCTAAAAATTCACGTCAGTCCTAGTTGACTCGTTAGTTTAGTAAACcagaaaatagagttacaatcccatcttgtttttaaaattattatgaacattaagaatatttaacttgtgacttataaatgtttaatatttgagcTTAGATTTATAAAGGTTTGATATTtggtttgatatttgagttttatgagatgtatttttttaaataattgaaatacaTTCCAACAACCCAATCCAAGGAGAGGGTAGAGTTATCATAACTCTATGGTTATCAATTCTAATCCTCCAAGGAGAAGGTAGAGTTATCATGGTTATCAATTCTAATCCAAGGAGAGGGTAGAGTTATCATGGTTATCAATTCTATTCTATTCAAGTTGTTCAAGCCACCaactataaaataatgaaataatgtTTATAGAATAAggtttctataatttaaagttaGTGTGAAAGGATATATCTGAATTATTAATAAGATAATCAtactatataaataatatttgtggTCAAATCTGAAGTCAACTTTCAAATTATCTCAAGGACTCAACGTGTTTcatgtaaaataattttttaaacaatatcatactctTAAAATCTTTTAGAATTAAGGTTTAAAAAACGACAatcttaaataatatatatatatatagatttaattttctcGACTTAGTTAgtaagtttgaattttttggaCGGGTCAACCAACCATCCTGGAATTACCAACTTTTACCTGAACAAATATTGcatattaattatcattttttttccgcTCTCATTAGGTTCATCCTGTTTTTATGCTATTCGGATTGATCATCATAGGAGGCGAAGGTAATTatcgaaattaaaatttatattattagttaatttccatttgaaaattaaattaattattagtaaTTCGAAATAATGCGTTAAAAAATCATGCAGCAATAATCAGTTACAAATCACTGCCGTTCAGAAAAGAAGTAAAGAAGGTGATCCATCTGGCACTAAACGGCGTCGCATTGGTTCTAGGCATTGTGGGAATCATCGCTGCATTCAAGAACCATAACGAGAGTGGGATCGCTAATCTCTACAGCCTACATTCCTGGATTGGAATTGGCGTAATTGTCCTCTACGGTATCCAGGTATTTACGTAATTGCCACccatcattttaatttctttaattttaatttttttaaaagcgtatttatttataagttaAGATTTGAAAATGGGCAGTGGTTGTACGGATTCGTGGCATTTTTCTACCCCGGAGGGTCCGCTGATCTTCGAAGAGCGACGCTGCCATGGCACGCGCTGTTGGGCGCGTGTGTGTACGTATTGGCCGCCGCCAACTCGGCGCTTGGCTTCCTTGAGAAGCTGACGTTTCTGCAGAGCTCCGGCGTCGCCAAATACGGCACTGAGGCGTTGCTCGTCAACTTCACCGCTATCACCACCGTCGTTTTTGCTGTGTTTGTGATTTTGTCTGTCATTTCACAGCCCTCCTCCGACGAACACCACGACGATTATAGAATCCATTCCGCTAAATGATGCGGGATGCGTGTCCGTGGTTATTATGGTATTGATGAcgataaaaattaaaccttTCCAATTAACCATGTTTGCATATCATGCTTTTTAAACCATTAACgtgttattttgtattttttgtcGTGTTTAGATTTGTATGCTAGAGTCATCCCATTCAAGTAGTCTTGATCAAACTATTTTGTGGAGTTATTCGAATCATaagttttatttcattttaatcttGATCATTAAGATAATCGGTGACATTAAGGGAGataacaaaacaccatttataagatttATATGGAAACTTTCCCCCagcggacgcgttttaaagccttgaggggaagtccgaaaagaaaactcaaagaagataatatctggtggatctgggttgttacaaatgttatcagagccagacactaaaCGATTTGTCAACCTTCTAGCTCACTGAACGATTTGTCAACCTTCTCGCTATTtcgggggtagacacgagacggtgtgccagtaaggacgctaggctctaaaaggtggtggatttggtggtggtcccacatcgattagaggaaggaaagagtgtcagcgaagatgctgggccccgaagtgggggtggattgtgacctctcacattggttgaggaggagaacaaaccatcatttataagggtgtgaaaaccttctcaTGGaccgcattttaaagccttgaggggtaGCCTTGAAAtgcctaaagagaacaacatCAGTTAACGATTAATCTAGGCCATTACATAATCTGTTTGCAAACTTTCTCTCATTCGATCGTTCTTAGAActtattatatacttttaattattttaatcactctaaaatttaattattttaatctcatttaataatattttttagtcatTAGTGGGttgatgatataattatttgaatgaCTTCAACTGAATATTTGATGTTATGTtgccaaaataaaattaagttgGAGGGTTATTTTCCAGAGtggaatttaatttattacaaaataatatgaacacatccaaaaaataataaataaataaaaaaacaaatttgagtTGGTGTGGATTTGGTTTCTCCATACCTGCCAAACTGCCACACCCCACGTATGTAAAATAccatgtaattaatttttaatataaataaaaaaattaattaaattaaattccataattttccacctaaatttcaatatttattttattttagttcttataatttagtgttttttttttctcatttatataaatatttatatattaaaaccATATATTATATGGGCTAGTTGTCCTTAGCGcatttggagattttttttaagattattttattcaaaacttTATTCATGGAGTGTTTAATGTTTGCCGCTGTAATACATGAAccattataaaatttaaagaaagaatTCTGTacaagtttaaattttaaattgatgtcatgAACTCACATAGGTtaacttggatttcaaatgacaaaatcgaactttcattggTGACATCAACTTAAACTGATCAAGTAAGTGACTTTTGAGTTGGAATTGGATAATTaaatgatgtatgatgacgcATGTCCCATGACCCTACATGCACcctattatattattatgcCTCACGCCCCTCCAAGAATatgttattattgttttaattcgaaaatattttatattttagatttctGCCTATGTTATTTAAGACAGGTATGTGGTAGCGCCTCTATTATAAGTATGAACGTTAcgtgattaaatttttttttaattatttatttaaaaaaaatattcaaaattttagaattttatataaaaattacattatttcTGAAAATTAAGCCAGGGTGTGTAGGGTTTAATACCAAAAAGAGTGGGAAAGTTCCTTTCTATTTATaactgttttatttatttatttatttaattaatatttatagcaTTCTTgccaaaattataattaatatatggtttttataatgttttttttttaatcctttatttccatttatcaatgtaattattttctttgtgttttaatattatttattaaaattaacatttttaataaatatgctcttaatgttttcaaatttaataattaattgtgATGGGTAAGGTAGTCTGTGTGGACATAATCTAATCGTTTTAATTCATTCGTGACCTTAAATTTCTACggctttcaattttaaaattaattaattaattctaataTAATTGACATTTTTCGACGTTAGAAATCTGTGtatgataattttttctacttcaatagaaatttttaaaattaaaaaagaggtattttaaattttagaatttagtgtaataaaacataatttcaaaataaagttattatataACAACGTAAATGTTggtttatttatatgaaaaggTTAATgacgtaattaattattttagtgcAACAATAATGAATTGACATTGAATGAGgcattaattttgaataataaaaacttgaaGAACGTTATGACGTTAGAGCCGTTATTGGTTGTACCAAATACCATTCATTATTTTACCTTATAACCCAAATTTagaatatgaattttaattaaatttaaattaattattgctTATTGATTAAATTAAGCATCAATAGGAAATAATAGATATTctacaaaaatggaaattaaaattttttatatttatttactttttacaGTTTTCGTAAAACTTggattaataataaatattctacaa carries:
- the LOC111794957 gene encoding transmembrane ascorbate ferrireductase 1-like, whose translation is MMPAVKAFPFTVISHGLAVVTLIMVLIWTIHFRGGLAWESVNKSLIFNVHPVFMLFGLIIIGGEAIISYKSLPFRKEVKKVIHLALNGVALVLGIVGIIAAFKNHNESGIANLYSLHSWIGIGVIVLYGIQWLYGFVAFFYPGGSADLRRATLPWHALLGACVYVLAAANSALGFLEKLTFLQSSGVAKYGTEALLVNFTAITTVVFAVFVILSVISQPSSDEHHDDYRIHSAK
- the LOC111794955 gene encoding myosin-1-like, whose amino-acid sequence is MFKSWSKKQKIKAVFKLQFQATQVPKLKKSALMISLVPDDVGKATVKLEKAAIQDGTCFWENPVYETVKLVREIKTGKINEKIYHFVVSTGSSKSGFVGEASIDFADFEAETEPMTVSLPLKFANSGAILHVTIHKMEGDNDQGDYEESGGAALQHENSFNSQLSFSSTEGNHYLIENGDQNTLREDAEQNGNSRVPPGSSSAKFASYWDGNNGERSTQQGSRSMTNGVRSPTLLSPPRQNSMPRKATVDTTRVKNQAHERSNTEWSLGSASDGSFGDSANSPEENTSRERMHQVPNSSIERVKNENVMLTRKLEVTELELQSLRKQVTKETIQGQNLSRQIICLTEERDSLKTECKQLKFLKKCNDESEDSKTLKSEIKEARVQLAAIGEELKQEKEVRTDLQLQLQITKESNSDLVLAVRDLEEMIELKNRVIADLSRSLESWESDREQEAVGHCKENNDKDPKLSKELIQEYDDVKEVDMLKQEIKDLNSEIEMHLKNMEELEMHLEQLMSENEILKRENSDMSAKLERNKTEYQIKQNEYSGSLAVIRELESEIERLEEKLQIQTEEFTESLISINELEGQIKRLERELEKQKHEYYDELNTTKHANVKLEKMAIEAQEILSKTRWKSAIKAVILQERSRKLSMEMASKLNDNEKRITKAVKEINELRLQKIVLKEMLQKSKEESRRNKEQNEEKLHGLSFQLELKAKEMHHMSMELDNKSRRLEDAKKQEDYQQEEIQILKSNIEKINAEKHTKKQAEREQPECLVSEMEALEERSKEKEIWEKEMAFSKREVEKAQEELTRIKVSKHEQDTLIDNLLAEMEILRSQINELKKESQTENSEKENLRKQVFQLKGELENKERTSGTSNIKLESQEISALNRNSASIHNGSQTLTHTKQELSTSGEVMQLLQETNHSGITIASNKEEKANQSNVHEALCGRKVDSNSSNKELKSSTAGKGTEDCNIDLLKEMSSLKERNQTMERELKEMEERYSEISLKFAEVEGERQQLVMTVRNLKNSKRN